The genomic DNA CCTTCACCCCCGGAACGGTCTGCACGCGATCCACCACGAAGAGGCCGATATCCTGGTCGGGCTCCAGGTAGAACTTGCCCAGCAGGTCATACTGCCCGGAGGTCGAATGCATCTCCGACAGTTCCGGGATGCCGTCCACCATCTCCCGCGCCACGCGGTAGGACTGTCCCATCTCGCATTTGATCATCACAAAGATCGCGCGCATCGCACCCTCCGTCGCGCCGGAAGATGAACGCCATGGCGCGCGGCGGGAAGGGTGGAGGCGCGGGAAAACACTTTATGCTCATATGCTCGCGGCAGGGACAGTTGATCCTGGTTTAGGCATGACGGTCGGTTTTTACTCGGTGAAGCACCATCTATGGGCATTATGGCGCTCTGGGTCTATGTGGAGCCGAAGGATGCCCTTTCGTTGGGCAATCCTCCGTTCTGCGAGGGAAGAAGAGCAATGCAGCGTCGGGATCTTCTGAAGGGCACGGGAGCGGTTATGGCCACCGCCATGCTCGCCATGCCACGCATCGCGCGCGCCCAGGGCAGCGGTGGAGGCGGGACGCTCCGCTTCGTGCCCCAGGCCGATCTGCCGAACCTGGACGCCGTGGCCGGCACCCAGCTCGTGGTGCGCAACGGCGCGCTGATGGTGTTCGACATGCTCTACGGCCTGGGCGCGGACCTGCAGCCGAAGCCACAGATGTGCGAGGGGCACGAGGTTGCGGACGGTTTCAGGACCTGGACCTTCCGCCTCCGCCCCGGCCTGAAGTTCCATGACGGGGAGCCCGTGCGCAGCGCCGACGTGGTCGCCAGCGTGAACCGCTGGATGGCGCGCGACACGATGGGCCAGATGATCAAGGCCCGGCTGGACGCACTGGAGGCGGTGGACGACCGGACCTTCCGCTTCCGGCTGAACAAGCCCTTCCCGAAGCTGCTCTTCGCCCTGGGCAAGAGCAACACGCCGCTGCTGGTGATCATGCCGGAACGGATTGCGAAGACGGATCCGTTCCAGCAGATCAAGGACTATGTCGGCTCCGGGCCATTCCGCTTCAAGCGCGATGAATGGATGGCCGGGTCGAAGGCGGTCTTCGAGCGCAACCCTGACTACCAGCCGCGCGAGGAGCCGTCCGACTGGCTGGCCGGCGGCAAGAAGGTGCTGCTCGACCGGGTGGAGTGGATGACCATGCCTGACCCGGGCACCGCCGCCGGTGCCTTGCAGAGCGGCGAGATCGATTGGTGGGAGAACCCGATCGCCGACCTCGTGCCGGTGCTCAAGGGCGTGCGCGGCCTGAGCGTCGAGATCGCCGATCCGCTCGGCAATATCGGCGCCATGCGGATCAACCACCTGCAGCCGCCCTTCGACGATGTGCGCGTGCGTCACGCCTTGCAGATGGCGGTGGACCAGGAGGACTACATGCGCGCCATCGTCGGTGACGACGAGGCGCTGTGGAAGCGCCTGCCAAGCTTCTTCACCCCCGGCACGCCGCTTTACACCGAGGCCGGAGCGGAACGGCTGAAGGGGCCGCGCCAGATCGAGGCGGCGAGGAAGCTGATCGCCG from Roseomonas gilardii includes the following:
- a CDS encoding Lrp/AsnC ligand binding domain-containing protein — its product is MRAIFVMIKCEMGQSYRVAREMVDGIPELSEMHSTSGQYDLLGKFYLEPDQDIGLFVVDRVQTVPGVKDTYTIQTFNAFSA
- a CDS encoding ABC transporter substrate-binding protein, encoding MQRRDLLKGTGAVMATAMLAMPRIARAQGSGGGGTLRFVPQADLPNLDAVAGTQLVVRNGALMVFDMLYGLGADLQPKPQMCEGHEVADGFRTWTFRLRPGLKFHDGEPVRSADVVASVNRWMARDTMGQMIKARLDALEAVDDRTFRFRLNKPFPKLLFALGKSNTPLLVIMPERIAKTDPFQQIKDYVGSGPFRFKRDEWMAGSKAVFERNPDYQPREEPSDWLAGGKKVLLDRVEWMTMPDPGTAAGALQSGEIDWWENPIADLVPVLKGVRGLSVEIADPLGNIGAMRINHLQPPFDDVRVRHALQMAVDQEDYMRAIVGDDEALWKRLPSFFTPGTPLYTEAGAERLKGPRQIEAARKLIAEAGHAGARVTMLVASDVPITKAQGDVTAEVLKKLGFQVDYQALDWGTVGSRRTSKAPPSQGGWNIFFSWHSGVDCINPAPYKGVDASGDGAWFGWPKSDKVQADIARWFDAPDLAAEKQAMDAINAGSMDLVTYVPTGFFLGYSAWRGGLKGVAKAPFPLFWGVSKA